The Oryza glaberrima chromosome 9, OglaRS2, whole genome shotgun sequence genome includes a window with the following:
- the LOC127784245 gene encoding protein DETOXIFICATION 49-like encodes MASRHSDEATQCHQQLLVMPAATASYPKLHDRPRLAGAAAGVLGEVASILCLAGPMVGAGILLYLRSLVSMVFLGRLGQLPLAGGSLALGFANITGYSVLSGLAGGMDPVCGQAFGAGRTDLLRAALRRTVVLLLAASVPISALWVAMHRVLVATGQDPDIAATAYAYILCSLPDLAVQCFLHPIRIYLRAQSVTLPLTYAAAAALLLHVPINVVLVDRLGLGIRGVALGAVCTNLNCLLFLAAYVCLSGMYGGRAKACASAAAPAAGEEDDDGGVREWWSLVRLSVHSCMSVCLEWWWYEIMVLLCGVLADPKAAVAAMGVLIQTTSLIYIFPHSLGCAVSTRVGHELGAGRPERARLVARVGVGLGAALGIVAFGFAVSVRAAWARMFTAEDAILRLAAAALPLLGAAELGNCPQTAGCGVLRGSARPERAARINVAAFYGVGMPVALALAFWPAGLDFRGMWGGMLAAQLVCAWLMLRAVLGTDWAEQAERARELTGGGDGYAAVAAVIVDDDKAKQHAEMDKPQQVDNTLLMAIDCV; translated from the coding sequence atggcgaGTCGCCACAGCGATGAGGCGACGCAATGCCACCAACAATTGCTTGTcatgccggcggcgacggcgagctatcCCAAGCTGCATGATCGCCCGAGgctggccggcgccgccgccggcgttctTGGCGAGGTGGCGTCCATCCTCTGCCTCGCCGGGCCGATGGTCGGCGCCGGGATCCTGCTGTACCTGCGCTCCCTGGTGTCCATGGTCTTCCTCGGCCGCCTCGGCCAgctcccgctcgccggcggctcGCTCGCGCTCGGCTTCGCCAACATCACCGGCTACTCCGTCCTctccggcctcgccggcgggaTGGACCCTGTTTGCGGCCAGGCGTTCGGCGCGGGGCGGACTGACCTGCTCCGCGCCGCGCTCCGGCGCACCGTCGTGCTGCTCCTGGCGGCGTCCGTGCCCATCAGCGCGCTCTGGGTGGCCATGCACCGCGTCCTCGTCGCCACCGGCCAGGACCCGGACATCGCCGCCACGGCGTACGCCTACATCCTCTGCTCCCTCCCCGACCTCGCCGTGCAGTGCTTCCTCCACCCCATCCGCATCTACCTCCGCGCGCAGTCCGTCACGCTCCCGCTcacctacgccgccgccgccgcgctgctgctcCACGTGCCCATCAACGTCGTCCTCGTCGaccgcctcggcctcggcatCCGCGGCGTCGCGCTCGGCGCGGTCTGCACCAACCTCAACTGCCTCCTGTTCCTCGCGGCGTACGTGTGCCTCTCGGGAATGTACGGCGGCAGGGCGAAGGcgtgcgcctccgccgccgcgccggccgccggcgaggaggacgacgacggcggcgtcaggGAGTGGTGGAGCCTGGTGAGGCTGTCCGTGCACAGCTGCATGTCGGTCTGCTTGGAATGGTGGTGGTACGAGATCATGGTGCTCCTCTGCGGCGTGCTCGCCGACCccaaggcggcggtggcggccatgggGGTGCTGATACAGACCACCTCTCTGATATACATCTTCCCGCACTCGCTCGGCTGCGCCGTGTCCACCCGCGTCGGCCACGAGCTCGGCGCCGGGAGGCCGGAGCGGGCGCGCCTCGTggcgcgcgtcggcgtcggcctcggcgcGGCGCTCGGGATCGTGGCGTTCGGGTTCGCGGTGTCCGTGagggcggcgtgggcgcggatGTTCACGGCGGAGGACGCCATCCtgaggctggcggcggcggcgctgccgctgctggGCGCTGCCGAGCTGGGGAACTGCCCGCAGACGGCCGGGTGCGGCGTGCTGCGCGGCAGCGCGCGGCCGGAGAGGGCAGCGAGGATCAACGTGGCGGCGTTCTACGGCGTCGGGATGCcggtggcgctggcgctggcgttCTGGCCCGCGGGGCTGGACTTCCGGGGGATGTGGGGCGGCATGCTCGCCGCGCAGCTCGTCTGCGCGTGGCTGATGCTGCGCGCCGTGCTGGGCACCGACTGGGCGGAGCAggcggagcgcgcgcgcgagctcaccggcggcggcgacggctacgccgccgtggccgccgtcatTGTCGACGACGACAAAGCCAAGCAGCATGCAGAAATGGACAAACCGCAACAGGTTGACAACACATTGCTCATGGCGATCGATTGTGTCTAG